Proteins encoded together in one Cyanobacterium stanieri LEGE 03274 window:
- the purF gene encoding amidophosphoribosyltransferase — MNSNHQLEYRPDKPEEACGVFGIYAPEENVAKLTYFGLYALQHRGQESAGIATFDGENCYCYKDMGLVSQVFNESILSNLAGQIAVGHTRYSTTGSSLQANAQPAVIDTRLGKLALAHNGNLVNAVDLRTELIKRDCQFITTTDSEMIAIMIGSEVDKGKDWLDASISAFSWCKGAYSLVIGTPQGIIGARDANGIRPLVIGALQEENTTRYVLASETCALDIIGAEYVRDVEPGELVWITDEGLSSYHWATPEHKLCVFEMIYFARPDSIMGNESLYAYRLRLGEQLAKESLVDVDLVMGVPDSGIPAAIGYSRQSGITYQEGLIKNRYVGRTFIQPTQHMREHGIRMKLNPLKDVLEDKRILIIDDSIVRGTTSRKIVRALRDAGAKEVHMKISSPPVTHPCFYGIDTDSQDHLIAAKMSVKEIEKQIEVDSLTYLSEEGMLKVTKENPLHFCTACFNGNYPITIPDEIKRSKLVLEKA, encoded by the coding sequence ATGAACTCTAACCATCAACTAGAATACCGTCCAGATAAACCAGAAGAAGCCTGTGGTGTATTTGGTATTTATGCCCCCGAAGAAAACGTCGCCAAATTAACCTATTTTGGACTTTATGCCCTACAACACCGAGGACAAGAATCCGCAGGAATCGCCACCTTTGACGGGGAAAACTGCTATTGTTACAAAGACATGGGCTTAGTCTCCCAAGTATTTAACGAATCCATTCTCTCCAACCTTGCCGGACAAATAGCCGTAGGCCATACCCGTTATTCCACCACAGGATCAAGTTTACAAGCCAACGCTCAACCAGCAGTAATTGACACAAGGCTGGGTAAATTAGCCCTTGCCCATAACGGTAACCTCGTTAACGCCGTTGATTTGCGCACCGAATTAATTAAAAGAGATTGTCAGTTTATCACCACCACCGATTCAGAAATGATCGCTATCATGATTGGTAGTGAAGTAGATAAAGGCAAAGACTGGTTAGACGCTTCCATTAGTGCCTTTTCTTGGTGTAAAGGAGCTTATAGCCTTGTCATCGGTACACCCCAAGGGATTATCGGTGCAAGGGATGCTAACGGTATTCGTCCCCTAGTCATTGGTGCATTACAAGAAGAAAATACCACCCGTTACGTTTTAGCATCGGAAACCTGTGCGCTCGACATCATTGGAGCAGAATATGTTAGAGATGTTGAACCAGGAGAATTAGTTTGGATTACCGATGAGGGTTTATCCTCCTATCATTGGGCAACCCCTGAACACAAATTATGTGTCTTTGAAATGATTTATTTTGCCCGTCCCGATAGTATCATGGGTAATGAAAGTTTATATGCCTATCGTCTCAGATTAGGGGAACAACTGGCCAAAGAATCCCTCGTAGATGTAGATTTAGTCATGGGTGTACCCGATTCAGGAATCCCCGCTGCGATCGGCTATTCTCGTCAAAGTGGCATTACCTACCAGGAAGGATTAATAAAAAATCGTTACGTAGGCAGAACATTTATTCAACCAACCCAACATATGAGGGAACATGGTATCAGAATGAAACTTAATCCCCTCAAGGATGTCTTGGAAGATAAAAGAATTTTGATTATTGATGATTCCATCGTTAGGGGTACAACTAGCCGTAAAATTGTCAGGGCTTTGAGGGATGCAGGGGCAAAAGAAGTACATATGAAAATTTCTTCTCCTCCCGTTACCCATCCTTGTTTTTATGGTATCGATACCGATAGTCAAGATCACCTCATCGCGGCTAAAATGTCGGTGAAAGAAATTGAAAAACAAATTGAAGTCGATTCCCTAACTTATCTTTCTGAAGAGGGTATGTTGAAGGTAACAAAGGAAAATCCTTTACATTTTTGTACTGCTTGTTTTAATGGTAATTATCCCATTACTATTCCTGATGAAATTAAACGTTCTAAATTAGTTTTAGAAAAAGCCTAG
- a CDS encoding PD-(D/E)XK nuclease family protein: protein MKIYQSLSQNHLNLFETCPPLFQKKYLEQISFLPSVIQEERSEWGKKFHLLMQQYNLGLPLDNFDYDDVTFQQSLQALIAETQNIWTSSEVLSREAEYKLQLKFNNYIFTVIYDLLILYKDRGIIYDWKTFLQPENEKKLINNWQTKLYLYVLTEKMNYKPSQLSITYWFVKLPHKTQSLTIKYNEVMHKKNRQEIENIVNQIDKSLSHYLKNNVDFDHVANCQKKCPYYQSLIENNLINNSTDKLDHLPDDLEEIKEINPF, encoded by the coding sequence GTGAAAATTTATCAATCCTTATCACAAAACCATCTCAACCTCTTTGAAACTTGCCCTCCATTATTTCAAAAAAAATATTTAGAACAAATTAGTTTTCTCCCCAGTGTTATCCAAGAAGAAAGAAGCGAATGGGGAAAAAAGTTTCATCTTTTAATGCAACAATATAATCTTGGCTTACCCCTAGATAATTTTGATTATGATGACGTTACCTTTCAACAATCTTTACAAGCATTAATTGCCGAGACTCAGAATATTTGGACATCTTCTGAGGTGTTATCACGGGAAGCAGAATATAAATTGCAATTAAAGTTTAATAATTATATTTTTACCGTTATTTATGACCTCTTAATTTTATACAAAGACCGAGGGATTATTTATGATTGGAAAACATTTTTACAACCTGAAAATGAAAAGAAGCTAATTAATAATTGGCAAACAAAATTATATCTATACGTATTAACAGAGAAGATGAATTATAAACCTTCTCAATTAAGTATAACTTATTGGTTTGTTAAGTTACCCCATAAAACTCAGAGTCTGACGATTAAATATAATGAAGTGATGCACAAAAAAAATCGTCAAGAGATAGAAAATATAGTTAATCAAATAGATAAGTCTTTGAGTCATTATCTTAAGAATAATGTTGATTTTGACCATGTTGCAAATTGTCAAAAAAAATGTCCTTATTATCAATCATTAATAGAAAATAATTTAATTAATAATTCAACTGACAAACTTGATCATTTACCCGATGACTTAGAGGAAATAAAAGAAATAAATCCTTTCTAA
- a CDS encoding glutamate synthase subunit beta yields the protein MGKPTGFLEFARELPVDKPPLERIKNWDEFHLHLPEENLKNQGARCMDCGTPFCHTGELISGMASGCPVNNLIPEWNDLIYRGLWEEALERLHKTNNFPEFTGRVCPAPCEGSCVLGINNPPVTIKNIECSIIDHGWEQGWVTANPPEKRTGKKVAVVGSGPAGLSAAAQLNKAGHWVTVYEKGDRPGGLLMYGIPNMKLDKEKVVMRRIKVLEEEGIKFICNTEIGKDISAEALVKENDAVILCIGAGKPRDLPIEGRNLNGIHFAMDFLTANTKALLDANPEGLISAQGKDVVIIGGGDTGTDCVGTSVRHGCTAVTQLEIMPKPPEMRAKNNPWPEYPKIYRLDYGQEEAAAKFGDDPRFYTTTATKFEGDDHGNVKAVHTVQVEWQRNQDGRFIPNPIEGTEKVIPAQLVLLAMGFLGPEQFLLDQMGLEKDHRSNIKADYDDYTTSIANVFAAGDCRRGQSLVVWAFNEGRGVAQKCDRFLMGYSDLPN from the coding sequence ATGGGTAAACCAACAGGATTTTTAGAATTTGCCAGAGAATTACCAGTCGATAAACCCCCCCTCGAAAGAATTAAAAATTGGGATGAATTTCATTTACATCTACCCGAAGAAAACTTAAAAAATCAGGGCGCAAGATGTATGGATTGCGGAACGCCCTTTTGTCATACAGGGGAATTAATTAGTGGCATGGCCAGCGGTTGCCCTGTGAATAACTTAATTCCCGAATGGAATGATTTAATCTATCGTGGGTTATGGGAAGAAGCATTAGAAAGACTTCATAAAACCAATAATTTCCCAGAATTTACGGGAAGGGTATGCCCTGCACCCTGTGAGGGCTCTTGTGTTTTAGGTATCAATAACCCCCCTGTCACCATCAAAAACATTGAATGTAGTATCATTGACCATGGTTGGGAGCAAGGTTGGGTAACTGCTAATCCCCCTGAAAAAAGGACGGGCAAAAAAGTTGCGGTGGTTGGCTCTGGCCCTGCGGGATTGAGTGCGGCGGCTCAGTTAAATAAGGCAGGCCATTGGGTGACGGTATATGAGAAGGGCGATCGCCCCGGGGGCCTTTTGATGTATGGTATTCCTAACATGAAACTAGATAAAGAAAAGGTAGTCATGCGCCGCATTAAAGTCTTAGAAGAAGAAGGCATTAAATTTATTTGTAATACCGAAATCGGTAAAGATATAAGCGCCGAAGCATTAGTTAAAGAAAACGACGCTGTTATCCTGTGCATTGGGGCAGGAAAACCAAGGGATTTACCCATAGAAGGTCGCAATCTCAACGGAATTCACTTCGCCATGGACTTCCTCACCGCCAACACCAAAGCACTGTTAGACGCCAATCCAGAAGGGTTAATTTCGGCCCAAGGAAAAGACGTGGTTATCATCGGTGGTGGTGATACGGGTACAGATTGCGTTGGTACATCTGTTCGCCATGGTTGTACCGCAGTAACTCAACTAGAGATTATGCCCAAACCCCCAGAAATGAGGGCAAAAAATAATCCTTGGCCTGAGTATCCAAAAATTTATCGTCTCGATTATGGGCAAGAAGAAGCCGCCGCCAAGTTTGGAGATGACCCCCGTTTTTACACCACCACCGCCACCAAATTTGAAGGAGATGACCATGGTAACGTTAAGGCAGTTCATACCGTGCAGGTGGAGTGGCAACGCAACCAAGATGGTCGTTTTATTCCTAACCCCATAGAAGGAACAGAAAAAGTTATCCCTGCACAGTTAGTGTTACTCGCCATGGGTTTCTTAGGGCCTGAACAATTTTTATTGGATCAAATGGGCTTAGAGAAGGATCACCGTAGTAATATTAAAGCCGATTATGATGATTATACTACGAGCATTGCCAATGTTTTCGCCGCTGGGGATTGTCGTCGGGGTCAAAGTCTTGTGGTTTGGGCTTTTAACGAAGGTCGTGGGGTGGCTCAAAAGTGCGATCGCTTCTTAATGGGTTACAGCGATTTACCAAATTAA
- a CDS encoding protochlorophyllide reductase — MVEAQKSTVIITGASSGVGLQGAKALAKTGKWHVIMACRNLEKTQKVAKEVGIPEDSYQIIHLDLASLNSVRKFVEDFRATGRSLDALVCNAAVYYPLLKEPMYSEDGYEISVATNHLGHFLLCNLMLEDLKKSGNPHPRLVILGTVTANPKELGGKIPIPAPPDLGDLKGMEEGFKAPISMINGKKFKSGKAYKDSKLCNILTMKELHRRYHDSTGIIFNSFYPGCVAETALFRNHYSLFKKIFPVFQKNVTGGYVSEELAGERLAMVVGEEDFGVSGVYWSWGNRQKEGRESFAQEVSDEASDKSKALKLWDLSAKLVGMN, encoded by the coding sequence ATGGTAGAAGCTCAAAAATCAACGGTTATCATCACTGGGGCATCATCCGGGGTAGGTTTACAGGGTGCAAAAGCCCTCGCAAAAACGGGTAAATGGCACGTTATCATGGCTTGTCGTAACCTTGAAAAAACCCAGAAAGTAGCGAAGGAAGTGGGTATCCCTGAGGATAGTTATCAAATTATTCACCTTGATTTGGCATCTCTCAATAGTGTGCGTAAGTTTGTGGAGGATTTTCGGGCTACGGGCAGAAGTCTTGATGCTTTGGTGTGTAATGCGGCGGTGTATTATCCTTTACTAAAAGAGCCTATGTATAGTGAGGATGGTTACGAAATCAGTGTGGCAACCAATCATTTAGGCCATTTTCTTCTTTGTAACCTAATGCTAGAAGATCTTAAAAAGTCTGGTAATCCTCATCCACGGTTAGTAATTTTGGGCACTGTTACCGCTAATCCGAAGGAGTTGGGGGGTAAAATTCCTATTCCTGCACCCCCAGATTTAGGGGATTTGAAAGGAATGGAAGAAGGATTTAAAGCACCTATTTCCATGATCAATGGTAAAAAATTTAAGTCTGGCAAGGCGTATAAGGATAGTAAGTTGTGTAATATTCTCACTATGAAAGAATTACACCGTCGTTATCATGATTCTACGGGAATTATTTTTAATTCTTTTTATCCTGGTTGTGTGGCTGAAACTGCTTTATTCCGTAATCATTATTCTTTGTTTAAGAAGATATTCCCTGTTTTCCAAAAAAACGTGACGGGGGGTTATGTTTCTGAGGAGTTGGCAGGGGAAAGACTTGCCATGGTAGTAGGAGAAGAAGATTTTGGTGTATCGGGAGTTTATTGGAGTTGGGGTAATCGTCAAAAAGAAGGACGTGAATCTTTTGCTCAGGAGGTTTCTGATGAGGCGAGTGATAAAAGTAAGGCGCTTAAGTTATGGGATTTGAGTGCTAAGTTAGTGGGAATGAATTAG
- the panD gene encoding aspartate 1-decarboxylase, producing MKTIKLMHGKLHRVRVTEANVNYVGSITIDPELMEMVGILPLEEVEIANLNNAQRWTTYAIPGTRGSREICPNGGAALLCEKGDILIIYAYEQCHRDYILQKGHQARVLIAGEDNQVEDFFIQTLTCENGKFEFEPRLEP from the coding sequence ATGAAAACTATCAAGTTAATGCACGGCAAGTTGCATCGAGTGAGGGTGACGGAGGCAAATGTTAATTATGTGGGTAGTATTACCATCGATCCAGAATTAATGGAAATGGTGGGTATCTTACCCCTAGAAGAAGTGGAAATTGCGAACTTGAATAATGCTCAACGGTGGACAACCTATGCCATTCCGGGTACTAGGGGGAGTCGGGAAATATGCCCCAATGGGGGAGCGGCCTTGTTATGTGAGAAAGGAGATATTTTAATTATTTATGCTTATGAGCAGTGCCATAGGGATTATATTCTGCAAAAAGGACATCAGGCAAGGGTATTAATAGCAGGGGAAGATAATCAAGTGGAAGATTTTTTCATCCAAACCTTAACTTGTGAAAACGGTAAATTTGAATTTGAGCCTCGACTAGAGCCATAA
- a CDS encoding PEP-CTERM sorting domain-containing protein (PEP-CTERM proteins occur, often in large numbers, in the proteomes of bacteria that also encode an exosortase, a predicted intramembrane cysteine proteinase. The presence of a PEP-CTERM domain at a protein's C-terminus predicts cleavage within the sorting domain, followed by covalent anchoring to some some component of the (usually Gram-negative) cell surface. Many PEP-CTERM proteins exhibit an unusual sequence composition that includes large numbers of potential glycosylation sites. Expression of one such protein has been shown restore the ability of a bacterium to form floc, a type of biofilm.) gives MKKSTLSTLLVGGLIAPTAMIGLTARGADAAAFFQIDDFNTARGGAQIGTNQGDFSTIGTNGGTQVFEVTAGNGTPIINNLGNYRKLSLTSVSGFDNGISSFTVGPASPTSLSWSNPANVQTSASVLWDANGAGLNFNAAPFAGIGIDILSVDLNTSVQFVLSDGTNTTSLALSGLNAGNAFFAFDNFTNSSSFNFGNITSITMNLTGPADVDASFDALGFVAVPEPGTVGGLLVLGLLGAAGAKKSSRKAEQN, from the coding sequence ATGAAAAAATCTACTCTATCAACCCTTTTAGTCGGTGGTTTGATTGCTCCCACTGCCATGATTGGGTTAACGGCTAGGGGCGCTGATGCCGCAGCCTTCTTCCAAATTGATGATTTTAATACAGCTAGAGGTGGAGCACAGATTGGAACAAATCAAGGCGACTTTTCAACCATTGGAACTAACGGCGGAACACAAGTTTTTGAAGTAACTGCTGGAAATGGTACTCCCATTATTAATAACCTCGGAAATTACAGAAAACTATCTTTAACTTCAGTTTCTGGTTTTGATAACGGCATATCTAGCTTTACAGTAGGTCCTGCTAGTCCCACTAGTTTATCTTGGAGTAATCCAGCCAACGTACAAACTTCAGCAAGTGTTTTGTGGGATGCTAACGGTGCAGGATTAAACTTTAACGCGGCTCCCTTTGCAGGTATTGGTATAGATATTCTTAGTGTTGATTTGAATACTAGTGTGCAGTTTGTTTTAAGTGATGGTACAAACACTACATCTCTAGCTTTATCTGGTTTAAATGCTGGAAATGCTTTTTTTGCATTTGATAACTTTACCAATTCATCTAGCTTCAATTTTGGTAACATTACCAGTATCACGATGAATCTAACAGGACCAGCAGACGTGGATGCAAGTTTTGATGCCTTGGGCTTTGTCGCCGTGCCTGAACCCGGTACCGTTGGTGGCTTGTTAGTGCTTGGTTTACTAGGGGCAGCAGGTGCTAAAAAGAGTTCCCGCAAAGCTGAACAAAACTAG
- the pipX gene encoding transcriptional coactivator PipX, translating into MTTETYINHPTFGLLYRLCLIEKQEELFTTLYAQRLFFRVKVEQRETFFEPLTRSEARLLMESKLRGLRSNGDWNAYKQLNEIYQRTFQ; encoded by the coding sequence ATGACTACTGAAACATATATTAATCATCCTACTTTTGGACTACTTTATCGATTGTGCCTCATTGAGAAACAGGAGGAATTGTTTACTACCCTTTATGCTCAAAGGCTTTTTTTTCGTGTGAAGGTTGAACAACGGGAGACTTTTTTTGAGCCCCTGACGCGCTCTGAAGCGAGGTTATTAATGGAGAGTAAGTTAAGGGGTTTGAGGAGTAATGGAGATTGGAATGCTTATAAACAGTTAAATGAGATTTACCAGCGCACCTTCCAATAA